The genomic interval ATCACGAAGAACATCGCCGTCACCACCGTGACGCCATAGCCGAGGTTGAAATCAAATTCCGCTTCCTTCGGCGTTGCGGTGTGGTCGGTATCCCGGGCACGGGAGAACATCCACAAGGATGGCCACACGCACATCTCCACCGGACCGGGCATCCAGCCCATCAAGGGAATCAAAAAGGCCAGGTTGGCAAGGGTCCAGGGACTGGGATCCGTGCTGACCCAACTCGCTGCCACATCACCGACGGGGCCGCGAATCAACAGTGATGCGGCCGCGATCCCTGTGAGCAAGGTGAGCAGCACCACCAGCAGCTTGGAGAGACGGTCCAAAGCGCGGTAGTGCCCCAACAGCAGCACCAGGCCACTCACCGCCAACACGGCGATCGACAGTCCATAGGGGTCCAATCCCGCCAGCAGGGGGATGTTGGTGAGCAGCAGCCCCGCAACAAAACTCACTGCAGCGATGGTGAAGGTGCCTGTCACCAGGCTCACCACCAAATACAGCGGGAGGTAGAGCGGATTGCGTTGCTGGAAGCCCTCCAGCAACGACAGTCCGGTGGCCGCCGTGAAGCGGGTGCCCACCCGCAGGAACGGGTATTTGATCAGATTGGTAAGCAGGATCAGTCCCACCAGCGCAAAGCCGAAACGGGCCCCCGCCGTGGTGGAAGACATCAAGTGGGATCCACCAATGCAGGCACCTGCCAACAGGATCCCGGGACCAATGCTGCGTCGCAGCGTCGATGACGCCATCACAAGGTTGCGGTTGCTACCAGTCTCCGCCGCCTTCCCCCGCTGAATCTCCGTAAAGTCGACTTCCGTCACGGTCGGTTTCATGGTCGTCGCTCCCGCTGCTCCGAAGCTGTCGCTGCAGTGCGAGGCCATTGCAGCCGACACCAGCACGATTCGTTCCCTGGACTGGGATCGCAGCCGCTTCGACATCGAATTCGGCCTGCGCAACGGCACCACTTACAACGCCTTCCTGGTGCGGGGCGAACGCACCGCCCTGATCGACACCAGCCACGCCAAGTTCCGCGATACCTGGATTCCCCTGCTGAAGGAGCAGATCGATCCAATCGCGATTGATGTGTTGATCGTGAGCCACACGGAGCCGGACCATTCCGGACTGATTGGGGATCTGATCGACCTCAACCCAAACATTGAAATCGTCGGATCGAAGGTGGCGCTGCAGTTCCTGCAGGACCAGGTGCACCGGCCCTTCAAATCCCGTGCCGTGAAATCCGGGGAAGAACTGGATCTCGGCACGAACCCAGCCAGCGGCATTCAGCACCGCTTCGAATTCCTGAGCGCTCCGAACCTGCACTGGCCAGACACGATCTTTTCCTTCGATCACGGCACAGGCATCCTCTACACCTGCGACGCCTTCGGCCTGCATTACTGCTCCGACGATGTCTTCGACGCCGACCCTGGCGCCATCGCTCCCGATTTCCGCTTCTACTACGACTGCTTGATGGGCCCCAATGCCCGAAGCGTTCTGCAGGCCCTCAAGCGCATGGATGGCCTGCCGGAGATCAACACGATCGCCGTGGGGCATGGCCCCCTGCTACGCCATCACCTCAGCCACTGGGTCAGTGACTACCGCGACTGGAGTGGTCAACGCAGCAAGGGAGAAAGTTATGCAGCCGTCTGTTATCTGAGCCAGTACGGCTTCTCCGATCGGATCAGCCAGGCCATTGCCCACGGCATCGGCAAGGCGGATGCCCAGGTGCAATTGGTGGACTTGCGGGCCACCGATCCGCAGGAACTCACCGCACTCATTGGCGATGCCAAGGCTGTTGTGGTGCCGACGTGGCCATCGGAACCGGAACCTGATCTCCAGGCCTCGATCGGCACCCTGCTGGCGGCCCTTCATCCCAAGCAAC from Synechococcus sp. UW69 carries:
- a CDS encoding NRAMP family divalent metal transporter translates to MASSTLRRSIGPGILLAGACIGGSHLMSSTTAGARFGFALVGLILLTNLIKYPFLRVGTRFTAATGLSLLEGFQQRNPLYLPLYLVVSLVTGTFTIAAVSFVAGLLLTNIPLLAGLDPYGLSIAVLAVSGLVLLLGHYRALDRLSKLLVVLLTLLTGIAAASLLIRGPVGDVAASWVSTDPSPWTLANLAFLIPLMGWMPGPVEMCVWPSLWMFSRARDTDHTATPKEAEFDFNLGYGVTVVTAMFFVILGAFTMYGSGDGMLAGSGVSFAQKLIKLYTAAMGGWAAWVIIPAAFFAMFSTTLTCLDAYPRSIAAIQGLLRHHDSGDSAPGPMQRRFDIWVIVHFLAAVLALVVAKTGGIGVKDFVFGAMTGSFLTAPLFAWMAMDTINSPLVPLAHRYGRLTQAFCWFGLVFFSGFSLLFIGRFFFGLGG
- a CDS encoding diflavin flavoprotein — its product is MVVAPAAPKLSLQCEAIAADTSTIRSLDWDRSRFDIEFGLRNGTTYNAFLVRGERTALIDTSHAKFRDTWIPLLKEQIDPIAIDVLIVSHTEPDHSGLIGDLIDLNPNIEIVGSKVALQFLQDQVHRPFKSRAVKSGEELDLGTNPASGIQHRFEFLSAPNLHWPDTIFSFDHGTGILYTCDAFGLHYCSDDVFDADPGAIAPDFRFYYDCLMGPNARSVLQALKRMDGLPEINTIAVGHGPLLRHHLSHWVSDYRDWSGQRSKGESYAAVCYLSQYGFSDRISQAIAHGIGKADAQVQLVDLRATDPQELTALIGDAKAVVVPTWPSEPEPDLQASIGTLLAALHPKQLVGVYDAFGGNDEPIDAVADQLRSQGQKPAFSPLRIKQLPQGSDYQRCEESGTDLGQLLTKEKTIAAMKSLDGDLDKALGRISGGLYVVTASQGDGESQRRSAMVASWVSQASFTPPGLTIAVAKDRAIEALMQVGDRFVLNVLRQDNHQELMRHFLKRFPPGADRFAGVNVLEGTADGGPVLADALAFLGCRVEQRMEGPDHWIIYAVVEQGNVADAEASTAVHHRKVGNHY